From Larus michahellis chromosome 8, bLarMic1.1, whole genome shotgun sequence, one genomic window encodes:
- the ZNF281 gene encoding zinc finger protein 281, giving the protein MKLGSGFLGGGGSKRAAAMEPTFPPGMVMFNHRLPPVTSFTRAAAPPPAAQHPPQCVLPPASAAASSTAAAEPPAPPPPPQDMTFKKEPAGAFPSAPSSSQRSPWGFLQSLVSIKQEKPSEQEEEEQQQPQHHHHYGGLFGGAGEERPPGLGSSSGEGAGQSVIQDLSLLHHLHQHPHRDLLLSGRGEGAPGSSGEPKHDAQVKKAKRPKPETQGIKAKRKPSASSKPPLVGDGEGAIASPSQKPHVCEHCSAAFRSSYHLRRHVLIHTGERPFQCSQCSMGFIQKYLLQRHEKIHSREKPFGCDQCSMKFIQKYHMERHKRTHSGEKPYKCDTCQQYFSRTDRLLKHRRTCGEAIGKAGAGMEPGSSNNMGSLAALSQGNTSSSRRKSKTKSISTENKGNKCSSKVTESQVTSNVAMPNYAVDIPIVSSSGGLVGTGVEELQKKVPKLVLKKGSRKQADKNYLNFVSPLPDILGQKPLSGKQSGSLGLVANTGVETIGLLQSTGGKPGQISSNYDDAMQFSKKRRYLQTASSNSAFSINVGHMTSQQSVIQSAGVSVMDNEAPLSLIDSASLNSEIKSCHDKSGIPDEVLQSLLDQYSHKSEGQKEDPFSITEQRVDLHTSGEHSEMVQEENLSPNSQTVSNDKASMLQEYSKYLQQAFERTTNSTGFAFGPSFQFVSLSSTLHNHTLFQDKQIYTTSPLECGFSQSVTSVLPTALPKPPFGMLLGSQPGFYLSALEATHQQLTPSQELDDLIDPQKNLETSSNYQSTSQKLTGQKEQKNLESSTSFQIPSQELTSQIDPQKDIEPRATYQIENFAQAFGSQFKSGSRVPMTFITNSNGEVDHRVRTSVSDFSGYTNMMSDVSEPCSTRVKTPTSQSYR; this is encoded by the coding sequence ATGAAACTCGGCAGCGGCTtcctcggcggcggcggcagcaagAGGGCGGCGGCCATGGAGCCCACCTTTCCCCCCGGCATGGTTATGTTCAACCACCGCCTGCCCCCGGTCACCAGCTTCACCCGGGCGGCCGCGCCCCCCCCGGCGGCCCAGCACCCCCCGCAGTGCGTGTTACCTCCGGCCTCCGCCGCCGCTTCCTCCACGGCGGCGGCCGAGCCCCCggcgcctcctcctccccctcaggACATGACTTTCAAGAAGGAGCCGGCGGGGGCTTtcccctccgctccctcctcctcgCAGAGGAGCCCCTGGGGCTTTTTGCAGTCCCTGGTGAGCATCAAGCAAGAGAAGCCCAgcgagcaggaggaggaggagcagcagcagccgcagcaccaTCACCACTACGGGGGACTCTTCGGGGGCGCCGGGGAGGAGAGGCCCCCtggcctggggagcagcagcgggGAAGGAGCCGGCCAGAGCGTGATTCAGGACCTCAGCCTTCTTCACCACCTGCACCAGCATCCCCACCGAGACCTGTTACTGAGTGGCAGAGGCGAGGGCGCCCCTGGGAGCTCGGGTGAGCCAAAGCACGATGCCCAGGTCAAGAAGGCAAAGAGGCCAAAGCCAGAAACTCAGGGAATCAAAGCCAAGCGGAAGCCAAGTGCTTCATCCAAACCCCCCCTGgtgggagatggggaaggtgCCATTGCGTCCCCCAGCCAGAAACCTCATGTCTGCGAACACTGCAGCGCTGCCTTCAGGAGTTCCTATCACTTGCGCAGACATGTGCTCATTCACACTGGGGAGAGGCCTTTCCAGTGCAGCCAGTGCAGCATGGGTTTCATCCAGAAGTACTTGCTGCAGAGACACGAGAAGATCCACAGTAGGGAGAAGCCTTTTGGGTGCGACCAGTGTAGTATGAAGTTCATCCAGAAGTACCACATGGAAAGACACAAGAGGACGCATAGCGGAGAAAAGCCATACAAATGTGATACTTGTCAGCAGTATTTTTCAAGGACTGATAGACTGTTGAAGCACAGGAGAACATGTGGTGAAGCCATAGGTAAAGCAGGTGCTGGAATGGAGCCCGGATCGTCAAATAACATGGGTAGCTTGGCTGCGTTGTCTCAGGGAAACACAAGTTCCtcaaggagaaaaagtaaaacaaaaagtatatccactgaaaacaaaggaaacaagtGTAGCAGCAAAGTAACCGAATCTCAAGTTACAAGTAATGTGGCCATGCCAAATTATGCAGTTGATATTCCTATTGTGTCTTCCAGTGGTGGTCTAGTTGGCACAGGCGTAGAAGAACTTCAGAAAAAGGTGCCAAAATTGGTCttgaaaaaaggaagcagaaaacaggCAGACAAAAATTACCTTAATTTTGTATCACCACTGCCAGACATTTTGGGGCAAAAACCACTCTCTGGGAAACAGAGTGGCTCTCTAGGCCTAGTAGCCAATACCGGTGTAGAAACTATCGGCCTTCTCCAAAGTACAGGTGGTAAACCAGGTCAAATAAGTAGCAATTATGATGATGCCatgcagttttcaaagaaaagaagataTCTACAAACTGCAAGCAGTAACAGTGCCTTTTCAATTAATGTCGGACACATGACTTCCCAGCAGTCCGTCATCCAGTCTGCAGGTGTTAGTGTTATGGATAACGAAGCTCCATTATCTCTTATTGATTCAGCCTCTTTGAACAGTGAAATAAAGTCTTGCCACGACAAGTCTGGTATTCCCGATGAAGTCTTACAGAGCCTTTTGGACCAGTACTCTCACAAATCAGAAGGCCAGAAAGAAGATCCTTTCAGTATAACTGAACAGCGTGTGGACTTGCACACCTCAGGAGAACATTCAGAGATGGTTCAAGAAGAAAATTTGAGCCCTAACTCTCAAACAGTTTCAAATGATAAGGCAAGCATGTTGCAAGAATACTCCAAATACCTCCAACAAGCCTTTGAAAGAACAACCAATAGcactggttttgcttttggaCCCAGCTTCCAATTTGTTAGCTTGTCTTCTACTCTCCATAACCACACTCTGTTTCAAGACAAACAGATATACACTACATCTCCGCTTGAGTGTGGCTTCAGCCAATCTGTTACCTCAGTATTGCCAACTGCGTTGCCAAAACCTCCGTTTGGGATGTTGCTTGGATCTCAGCCAGGCTTTTATTTGTCTGCTTTGGAGGCTACGCATCAACAGTTGACTCCTTCTCAAGAGCTGGATGATCTCATTGATCCGCAGAAAAACTTAGAGACTTCATCTAACTACCAGTCGACGTCTCAGAAACTGACTGGccagaaggaacagaaaaacttAGAATCCTCAACGAGCTTTCAGATCCCATCTCAGGAGTTAACTAGCCAGATAGACCCTCAGAAGGACATAGAGCCTAGAGCAACCTACCAGATCGAGAACTTTGCACAAGCGTTTGGTTCTCAGTTTAAGTCGGGCAGCAGGGTGCCAATGACTTTTATCACTAACTCTAATGGAGAAGTGGACCATAGGGTAAGGACTTCAGTGTCAGATTTCTCAGGGTATACAAATATGATGTCTGATGTAAGTGAGCCATGTAGTACACGAGTAAAAACCCCAACCAGCCAGAGTTACAGGTAA